One region of Anaeromyxobacter paludicola genomic DNA includes:
- a CDS encoding MFS transporter, translating to MATSGTTTLPPLHRPSGSAAAAITRDEKMVIFASSLGTVFEWYDFYLYGSLAAIISKQFFSGVNETSAFIFALLAFAAGFAVRPFGALVFGRLGDMIGRKHTFLLTILIMGLSTAIVGLLPSYATIGVAAPIILIGLRLLQGLALGGEYGGAATYVAEHAPPGRRGNFTSWIQTTATLGLFLSLLVILACRTALGPSFETWGWRVPFLISVLLLAVSVYIRLQLAESPVFKRMKEEGKASKAPLTESFLRWGNLKIVLLVLFGGVAGQAVVWYTGQFYALFFLQQTLKVDPQTANLLIAGALALGTPFFIIFGSLSDRIGRKWIILAGCLVAALTYFPIFKGLTRFANPDIAAAEAASPVTVVADPKDCSFQFDPVGKTQFTSSCDVAKSWLAKKAIPYRNEEAPPGTVAAVKIGGTTIPSFAGRQLAPADFKAQSATFDKAMGGAVKTAGYPAKADPDKINYVVVLLLLTLLVIYVTMVYAPIAAWLVELFPARIRYTSMSLPYHIGNGWFGGFLPTISFAMVAATGDVYYGLWYPIVVAVITFVIGALFMPETKDRDIQHA from the coding sequence ATGGCGACGTCCGGAACCACCACCTTGCCCCCCTTGCACCGCCCGTCCGGAAGCGCGGCCGCGGCGATCACCCGCGACGAGAAGATGGTGATCTTCGCCTCGTCGCTCGGGACGGTGTTCGAGTGGTACGACTTCTACCTGTACGGCTCGCTGGCGGCGATCATCTCGAAGCAGTTCTTCTCCGGGGTGAACGAGACCAGCGCCTTCATCTTCGCGCTGCTCGCGTTCGCGGCCGGCTTCGCGGTCCGTCCCTTCGGCGCGCTGGTCTTCGGCCGGCTCGGCGACATGATCGGCCGCAAGCACACCTTCCTGCTCACCATCCTCATCATGGGGCTCTCGACCGCCATCGTCGGCCTCCTGCCCTCGTACGCGACCATCGGCGTGGCCGCCCCCATCATCCTCATCGGGCTGCGCCTCCTGCAGGGGCTCGCGCTCGGCGGCGAGTACGGCGGCGCCGCCACCTACGTGGCCGAGCACGCGCCGCCCGGGCGGCGGGGCAACTTCACGAGCTGGATCCAGACCACGGCCACGCTGGGCCTCTTCCTGTCGCTGCTCGTCATCCTGGCCTGCCGCACCGCCCTCGGCCCCTCGTTCGAGACCTGGGGCTGGCGCGTGCCCTTCCTCATCTCGGTGCTCCTGCTGGCGGTCTCGGTCTACATCCGGCTCCAGCTCGCCGAGTCGCCGGTGTTCAAGCGCATGAAGGAGGAGGGCAAGGCCTCGAAGGCGCCGCTCACCGAGTCCTTCCTGCGCTGGGGCAACCTCAAGATCGTGCTGCTGGTCCTGTTCGGCGGCGTCGCCGGCCAGGCGGTGGTCTGGTACACGGGCCAGTTCTACGCGCTCTTCTTCCTGCAGCAGACGCTGAAGGTGGACCCGCAGACGGCGAACCTGCTCATCGCCGGCGCGCTCGCCCTCGGCACGCCGTTCTTCATCATCTTCGGCTCGCTCTCCGACCGGATCGGCCGCAAGTGGATCATCCTCGCCGGCTGCCTCGTCGCCGCCCTCACCTACTTCCCGATCTTCAAGGGGCTCACCCGCTTCGCGAACCCGGACATCGCCGCCGCCGAGGCCGCGAGCCCGGTGACGGTGGTGGCCGACCCGAAGGACTGCAGCTTCCAGTTCGACCCGGTCGGCAAGACGCAGTTCACCTCGTCCTGCGACGTGGCCAAGAGCTGGCTCGCGAAGAAGGCGATCCCCTACCGCAACGAGGAGGCGCCTCCGGGCACGGTGGCCGCGGTCAAGATCGGCGGGACCACCATCCCGAGCTTCGCGGGCCGGCAGCTCGCCCCGGCCGACTTCAAGGCCCAGAGCGCCACCTTCGACAAGGCCATGGGCGGCGCGGTGAAGACCGCCGGCTACCCGGCCAAGGCCGACCCGGACAAGATCAACTACGTCGTGGTGCTGCTGCTGCTCACGCTGCTCGTGATCTACGTGACCATGGTGTACGCGCCGATCGCCGCCTGGCTGGTGGAGCTCTTCCCGGCGCGGATCCGGTACACCTCGATGTCGTTGCCGTACCACATCGGCAACGGCTGGTTCGGCGGCTTCCTCCCGACCATCTCGTTCGCGATGGTGGCGGCGACGGGCGACGTCTACTACGGCCTCTGGTACCCGATCGTCGTCGCGGTCATCACCTTCGTCATCGGCGCGCTCTTCATGCCGGAGACGAAGGACCGGGACATCCAGCACGCCTGA
- a CDS encoding MFS transporter, translating to MTTPARLRLFYALYYGSVGATLPFLAPYLRGLGFSGAAIGTVQLIGPLLSAPVALGWAAAADRLGAPARALSLAALWAAAATAFLPLAHAPAAVALVLGLQALAQPAVIPLADAVTLEQTRPPGPSYTRIRLFGSLGYILLAQGLGLLLTARGDRAGDAAVPLAIAACVAGYAWAARRLPETAAAGPRPALRETLALLRSPPLLALIAACALHWAACAPFHLLFGVFVRDAGLPSGVTGLAMTVGVGAEVLVLLAYPRLAARLSPRALFLAAFAGSALRWTLLSQARSAAAVVALQSLHGLTFGLFWGAAMSAMTALVPSRLRVTGQALFSAVVFGAGNGLGYQLAGIGYDRLGGVGPLFGWAARVELVPLVLAGLLARRWRR from the coding sequence ATGACGACGCCCGCGCGCCTGCGCCTGTTCTACGCGCTCTACTACGGCAGCGTCGGCGCCACGCTCCCGTTCCTCGCGCCCTACCTGCGCGGCCTCGGGTTCTCCGGCGCGGCGATCGGGACGGTGCAGCTCATCGGCCCGCTGCTCTCCGCCCCGGTCGCCCTCGGCTGGGCGGCGGCGGCCGACCGGCTCGGCGCGCCGGCCCGGGCCCTCTCGCTCGCCGCGCTCTGGGCGGCGGCCGCCACCGCCTTCCTGCCGCTCGCCCACGCCCCGGCCGCGGTCGCGCTGGTGCTGGGGCTCCAGGCGCTCGCGCAGCCGGCCGTCATCCCGCTCGCCGACGCCGTCACCCTCGAGCAGACCCGTCCGCCGGGGCCGTCGTACACCCGCATCCGGCTCTTCGGCTCGCTCGGCTACATCCTGCTGGCGCAGGGGCTCGGGCTCCTCCTCACCGCGCGCGGCGACCGGGCCGGGGACGCGGCGGTCCCGCTCGCCATCGCCGCCTGCGTGGCCGGCTACGCCTGGGCGGCGCGCCGCCTGCCCGAGACCGCGGCCGCCGGCCCGAGGCCGGCCCTGCGCGAGACGCTCGCCCTGCTCCGGAGCCCGCCGCTCCTGGCCCTCATCGCCGCCTGCGCGCTGCACTGGGCCGCCTGCGCGCCGTTCCACCTCCTCTTCGGGGTCTTCGTCCGCGACGCCGGGCTGCCCTCGGGCGTCACCGGGCTCGCCATGACCGTGGGCGTCGGCGCGGAGGTGCTGGTGCTCCTCGCCTACCCGCGGCTCGCCGCCCGGCTCTCGCCGCGGGCGCTCTTCCTGGCCGCCTTCGCCGGCTCGGCGCTCCGCTGGACGCTCCTCTCGCAGGCGCGCTCGGCGGCGGCGGTGGTGGCGCTGCAGTCGCTGCACGGGCTCACCTTCGGCCTGTTCTGGGGAGCGGCCATGTCGGCGATGACGGCGCTCGTCCCCTCGCGGCTGCGGGTCACCGGGCAGGCGCTGTTCTCGGCCGTGGTGTTCGGCGCCGGGAACGGCCTCGGCTACCAGCTCGCCGGCATCGGCTACGACCGGCTCGGAGGCGTCGGGCCGCTGTTCGGCTGGGCGGCGCGGGTGGAGCTCGTGCCGCTCGTCCTCGCGGGCCTGCTCGCCCGCCGCTGGCGGCGTTGA
- a CDS encoding sugar phosphate nucleotidyltransferase: MERPGESGPAPRAPLVGMVLGAGLGTRLRPLTNLLPKPAAPVCGAPLLGHAFRALARAGAARLVVNAHHLPGALARAAEGAAAEVGLPLAVSEEPVIAGTGGALREARRHLDGAGEVVLWNGDILFDLDLEAALAAHRASGALATMVLLPMPAGATYASVEVDGEGAVRRIASRFGPGGEGLTPWHFSGVHVLSPGLLARVPEAPFEVDVNRHVYPPLMASGAVRGFVASGYWNDLGTPARYLEACLDALAGRTGGAVRLPGGEAAPGVRVAPGARVHPQARLHGPALVCEGAEVGAFAEVGPGAVLEPGSRVGEGARVREAVLWEGTQVAAGERVERAVAAGTLRVPAG; encoded by the coding sequence ATGGAACGCCCCGGGGAGAGCGGCCCCGCGCCGCGCGCGCCGCTCGTCGGCATGGTGCTCGGCGCCGGCCTCGGGACGCGGCTGCGCCCGCTCACGAACCTCCTCCCCAAGCCGGCGGCGCCGGTCTGCGGCGCCCCGCTGCTGGGCCACGCCTTCCGCGCGCTCGCCCGCGCCGGTGCCGCCCGCCTGGTGGTCAACGCGCACCACCTCCCGGGGGCGCTCGCGCGCGCCGCCGAGGGCGCGGCGGCCGAGGTCGGCCTCCCGCTCGCGGTGTCCGAGGAGCCGGTGATCGCGGGGACCGGCGGTGCGCTGCGCGAGGCGCGGCGCCACCTCGACGGCGCCGGCGAGGTGGTGCTCTGGAACGGCGACATCCTCTTCGACCTCGACCTCGAGGCCGCCCTCGCCGCCCACCGCGCGAGCGGCGCGCTCGCCACGATGGTGCTCCTCCCCATGCCCGCCGGCGCGACCTACGCCTCGGTCGAGGTGGACGGCGAGGGCGCGGTGCGCCGGATCGCGAGCCGCTTCGGGCCGGGCGGGGAGGGGCTCACGCCCTGGCACTTCTCCGGCGTGCACGTGCTCTCGCCGGGGCTGCTGGCGCGGGTGCCGGAGGCGCCGTTCGAGGTGGACGTCAACCGGCACGTCTACCCGCCGCTCATGGCCTCGGGCGCGGTGCGCGGCTTCGTCGCGAGCGGCTACTGGAACGACCTCGGCACGCCGGCCCGCTACCTCGAGGCCTGTCTCGACGCGCTCGCGGGGAGGACCGGGGGCGCGGTGCGGCTCCCGGGCGGGGAGGCAGCGCCCGGCGTGCGCGTCGCGCCCGGCGCGCGGGTCCACCCGCAGGCGCGGCTCCACGGCCCCGCGCTTGTCTGCGAGGGGGCGGAGGTCGGCGCCTTCGCCGAGGTGGGGCCGGGGGCGGTGCTCGAGCCTGGCAGCCGGGTGGGGGAGGGCGCCCGGGTGCGCGAGGCGGTGCTCTGGGAGGGGACCCAGGTCGCGGCGGGCGAGCGGGTCGAGCGCGCGGTGGCGGCGGGGACGTTGCGGGTTCCCGCCGGCTAG
- a CDS encoding PadR family transcriptional regulator, which translates to MHFGHRFHHAMEQGLAEAGFGPWACGPRGFGGHRHGHHGHGRPFGFGRGGDPGDFGFRAGRKLSSSDLQLLLLALIGEAPRHGYELIKAVEERSGGFYTPSPGVIYPALTYLEEAGLAASEAEGARKRYRLTEEGAKDLAARRTEADALLAQLARIGERMARVRDAFADEVEGDARGAPERAELHDAVHALREAVRSRRGAAVEELRRVIGILREAAQKIAKG; encoded by the coding sequence ATGCACTTCGGACATCGGTTTCACCACGCGATGGAGCAGGGCCTCGCGGAGGCCGGCTTCGGCCCGTGGGCCTGCGGGCCACGCGGCTTCGGCGGTCACCGCCACGGTCACCACGGCCACGGGCGGCCGTTCGGCTTCGGCCGCGGCGGCGATCCGGGCGACTTCGGGTTCCGCGCGGGGCGGAAGCTCTCGTCGTCGGACCTGCAGCTGCTCCTGCTCGCCCTGATCGGCGAGGCGCCCCGCCACGGCTACGAGCTCATCAAGGCGGTCGAGGAGCGGTCGGGCGGCTTCTACACGCCGAGCCCCGGCGTCATCTACCCGGCGCTCACCTACCTCGAGGAGGCGGGGCTCGCGGCCTCCGAGGCGGAGGGCGCGCGCAAGCGCTACCGGCTCACCGAGGAGGGCGCGAAGGACCTCGCGGCGCGACGGACCGAGGCCGACGCGCTCCTCGCGCAGCTCGCCCGCATCGGGGAGAGGATGGCGCGCGTCCGCGACGCCTTCGCCGACGAGGTGGAGGGCGACGCGCGCGGGGCGCCGGAGCGGGCCGAGCTGCACGACGCCGTGCATGCGCTGCGCGAGGCGGTGCGGTCGCGCCGCGGGGCCGCGGTCGAGGAGCTCCGCCGGGTGATCGGGATCCTGCGCGAGGCCGCGCAGAAGATCGCGAAGGGGTGA
- a CDS encoding NAD-dependent epimerase/dehydratase family protein → MKVLVTGSTGFIGQHVCRVLLARGHAVRALARNPAAAAPLSAAGAEVVKGDVCEPATLPAAVEGCEAVLHLAGVVKALGRPAFFAVNAGGTRHLADAAIAAGATRFVLVSSLAAAGPSTAARPRTADDPPAPVSAYGESKLAAEAVLRDLAFRLEATVVRPPIVYGPGDREVLPPLLAMARAGLIVKAGLAEKRYSVVHVEDLAQGIALALEHGRRLGPAGGEGVYYLDDGATYTWEEIGRAALGPLGVSGRVLALPEAVSWVAAAGATAFAQLRRKAAVFSLDKVREIRQPSWTCDASRARSELGYAPRFLLGEGMRQTLVAEGHLAGGPAPSP, encoded by the coding sequence GTGAAGGTCCTCGTCACCGGCTCGACCGGCTTCATCGGCCAGCACGTCTGCCGCGTCCTGCTCGCGCGCGGCCACGCGGTGCGGGCGCTGGCGCGCAACCCCGCCGCCGCCGCGCCGCTCTCGGCGGCCGGCGCCGAGGTGGTGAAGGGCGACGTCTGCGAGCCCGCCACCCTGCCCGCGGCGGTGGAGGGCTGCGAGGCGGTGCTCCACCTCGCCGGCGTGGTGAAGGCCCTCGGCCGGCCCGCCTTCTTCGCGGTCAACGCCGGCGGGACGCGGCACCTCGCCGACGCCGCCATCGCCGCCGGGGCCACCCGCTTCGTCCTCGTCTCCTCGCTCGCGGCGGCGGGCCCCTCCACTGCGGCGCGGCCGCGCACGGCGGACGACCCGCCGGCCCCGGTCTCGGCCTACGGCGAGAGCAAGCTCGCCGCCGAGGCGGTGCTGCGGGACCTCGCCTTCCGGCTCGAGGCGACCGTGGTCCGGCCGCCCATCGTCTACGGCCCGGGCGACCGCGAGGTGCTGCCGCCGCTCCTCGCCATGGCCCGCGCCGGGCTCATCGTGAAGGCCGGCCTCGCCGAGAAGCGCTACAGCGTGGTGCACGTCGAGGACCTGGCGCAGGGGATCGCGCTCGCCCTGGAGCATGGGCGCCGGCTCGGGCCGGCCGGCGGCGAGGGCGTCTACTACCTCGACGACGGCGCGACCTACACCTGGGAGGAGATCGGCCGCGCCGCGCTCGGTCCGCTCGGGGTCTCGGGCCGCGTCCTCGCCCTGCCCGAGGCGGTGAGCTGGGTCGCCGCCGCCGGCGCGACCGCCTTCGCGCAGCTGCGCCGCAAGGCGGCGGTCTTCTCGCTCGACAAGGTCCGCGAGATCCGCCAGCCCTCCTGGACCTGCGACGCCTCCCGCGCCCGCAGCGAGCTCGGCTACGCGCCGCGGTTCCTGCTCGGCGAGGGGATGCGGCAGACGCTGGTGGCCGAGGGGCACCTCGCGGGCGGGCCGGCGCCCTCGCCGTGA
- a CDS encoding N-acetyltransferase: protein MVQPAVTEHPATQGQPARPDPEVEVVSVQSGLEKDAFIRLQWQINKGDPNWVPPLLMERHEFLDPAKNPFFKHSEVGLYLARRGGETVGRIAAVNDRNFNAFHGSKTAYFGLYESVNDPGVSAALFGAAKAWARWRGLDSMIGPLNLSTNYDCGLLVDGFDTPPYLLMPHNPYYYADLFGACGLKKSKDLYAFERTAAEPPPEKFASIAEKVRKREGLLVRPVNLKDFEAEVARLKAVYNAAWEKNWGFVPMTDAEFDKLARDLKQLVAPGLCLVAEAHGEPVAFSLTVPDFNQALSHVDGRLTRFGLPIGLAKLMYYSRQIDRVRLMALGVIERYRKRGIDAVLVVETIQRARQLGYKGGEISWTLEDNHLINRAIEACGCVRHKTYRIFETPVE from the coding sequence ATGGTCCAGCCCGCCGTCACCGAGCACCCGGCCACCCAAGGCCAGCCCGCCCGCCCCGACCCGGAGGTGGAGGTCGTCTCCGTCCAGTCCGGGCTGGAGAAGGACGCCTTCATCCGGCTGCAGTGGCAGATCAACAAGGGCGATCCGAACTGGGTCCCGCCGCTGCTCATGGAGCGGCACGAGTTCCTCGATCCGGCCAAGAACCCGTTCTTCAAGCACTCCGAGGTGGGGCTCTACCTCGCGCGGCGCGGCGGGGAGACGGTGGGGCGCATCGCCGCCGTCAACGACCGCAACTTCAACGCCTTCCACGGCTCCAAGACCGCCTACTTCGGGCTCTACGAGTCGGTGAACGACCCCGGCGTCTCCGCCGCGCTCTTCGGCGCCGCCAAGGCCTGGGCGCGGTGGCGCGGCCTCGACTCGATGATCGGGCCGCTCAACCTCTCCACCAACTACGACTGCGGCCTCCTGGTGGACGGCTTCGACACGCCGCCGTACCTGCTCATGCCGCACAACCCGTACTACTACGCCGACCTCTTCGGCGCGTGCGGGCTCAAGAAGTCGAAGGACCTCTACGCCTTCGAGCGCACCGCCGCCGAGCCGCCGCCCGAGAAGTTCGCGAGCATCGCGGAGAAGGTGCGCAAGCGCGAGGGGCTCCTCGTCCGGCCGGTGAACCTGAAGGACTTCGAGGCCGAGGTGGCCCGGCTCAAGGCGGTCTACAACGCCGCCTGGGAGAAGAACTGGGGCTTCGTCCCCATGACCGACGCCGAGTTCGACAAGCTCGCCCGCGACCTGAAGCAGCTCGTGGCGCCGGGCCTGTGCCTCGTCGCCGAGGCCCACGGCGAGCCGGTGGCGTTCTCGCTCACGGTGCCCGACTTCAACCAGGCGCTGAGCCACGTGGACGGCCGGCTCACCCGCTTCGGCCTGCCCATCGGGCTCGCCAAGCTCATGTACTACTCGCGCCAGATCGACCGGGTGCGGCTCATGGCCCTCGGCGTGATCGAGCGCTACCGCAAGCGCGGCATCGACGCCGTCCTCGTGGTCGAGACCATCCAGCGCGCCCGCCAGCTCGGCTACAAGGGCGGCGAGATCTCCTGGACGCTCGAGGACAACCACCTCATCAACCGCGCCATCGAGGCCTGCGGGTGCGTCCGGCACAAGACCTACCGGATCTTCGAGACGCCGGTCGAGTAG
- a CDS encoding aminotransferase class I/II-fold pyridoxal phosphate-dependent enzyme has translation MADIFEKCVNWKDADLAKLAGHYAYYRVIQETDGTEVVIDGKRVIMACSNNYLGLANDPRVKEAAAEASRRWGASTCGSRVLNGTTELHDELDHRLAKYLGREAAVTYSTGFGTNVGVLSSLILRKDTIFADRMVHASLVEGIQAALGDCKRFRHNNMDDLERLLASADPDSGKLIVVDGMYSMEGDLANLPKIVELKKKYNARLFVDDAHGFGVLGEGGRGTGEHFGLHDEVDLQMLTFSKSLASIGGCIAGPKEVINWLKHKSRPLVFSASMTPGAAAAALKSLEIIEQEPERRARLWDISERLHRELRGMGFDTAPSVTPVLPIVIGDQTLCLSFWRRLTDAGMFASPVVRPAVEKELVRTVFTATHTDEQVDRSLDIFQRCGREMGVIPYKKPSTRVEVKMARPGCNGFYSSAEDGITAISVERSPVKGSLGVGEVLQQSDRPLSERLGDVVEIMTWRALNAGPEDVKKLAELPTTLWQQRRRLRTKLMGAGVKLLQRRQSGGRTADRE, from the coding sequence ATGGCAGACATCTTCGAGAAGTGCGTCAACTGGAAGGACGCCGACCTCGCCAAGCTCGCGGGCCACTACGCGTACTACCGGGTCATCCAGGAGACCGACGGCACCGAGGTGGTGATCGACGGCAAGCGGGTCATCATGGCCTGCTCCAACAACTACCTCGGGCTCGCCAACGACCCCCGGGTCAAGGAGGCCGCCGCCGAGGCCTCGCGCCGGTGGGGCGCCTCCACCTGCGGCTCGCGCGTGCTCAACGGCACCACCGAGCTGCACGACGAGCTCGACCACCGGCTCGCGAAGTACCTCGGCCGCGAGGCCGCGGTCACCTACTCGACCGGCTTCGGCACCAACGTCGGCGTCCTCTCGTCGCTCATCCTGCGCAAGGACACCATCTTCGCCGACCGCATGGTGCACGCCTCGCTCGTCGAGGGCATCCAGGCGGCGCTCGGCGACTGCAAGCGCTTCCGCCACAACAACATGGACGACCTGGAGCGGCTGCTCGCCAGCGCCGATCCGGACTCCGGCAAGCTCATCGTCGTCGACGGCATGTACTCGATGGAGGGCGACCTCGCGAACCTGCCGAAGATCGTCGAGCTGAAGAAGAAGTACAACGCGCGGCTCTTCGTGGACGACGCCCACGGCTTCGGCGTCCTCGGCGAGGGCGGACGCGGCACGGGGGAGCACTTCGGGCTGCACGACGAGGTGGACCTCCAGATGCTCACCTTCTCGAAGTCGCTCGCCTCCATCGGCGGCTGCATCGCCGGCCCGAAGGAGGTCATCAACTGGCTCAAGCACAAGTCGCGGCCGCTCGTCTTCTCGGCCTCGATGACGCCGGGCGCCGCCGCCGCCGCGCTCAAGAGCCTCGAGATCATCGAGCAGGAGCCGGAGCGCCGCGCGCGGCTCTGGGACATCTCCGAGCGGCTCCACCGCGAGCTGCGCGGGATGGGCTTCGACACCGCGCCGTCGGTCACCCCGGTGCTCCCGATCGTGATCGGCGACCAGACCCTCTGCCTCTCCTTCTGGCGGAGGCTCACCGACGCCGGCATGTTCGCCTCGCCGGTGGTGAGGCCGGCGGTCGAGAAGGAGCTGGTCCGGACCGTCTTCACCGCGACCCACACCGACGAGCAGGTGGACCGCTCGCTCGACATCTTCCAGCGCTGCGGCCGCGAGATGGGGGTCATCCCCTACAAGAAGCCCTCCACGCGGGTGGAGGTGAAGATGGCCCGCCCCGGCTGCAACGGGTTCTACTCGTCGGCCGAGGACGGCATCACCGCCATCTCGGTGGAGCGCAGCCCGGTGAAGGGCAGCCTCGGCGTGGGCGAGGTGCTCCAGCAGTCGGACCGCCCGCTGTCGGAGCGGCTCGGCGACGTGGTCGAGATCATGACCTGGCGCGCCCTCAACGCCGGCCCCGAGGACGTGAAGAAGCTGGCGGAGCTGCCGACCACCCTCTGGCAGCAGCGCCGCCGCCTGCGCACCAAGCTCATGGGCGCCGGCGTGAAGCTGCTCCAGCGGCGCCAGTCCGGCGGCCGCACCGCCGACCGCGAGTAG
- a CDS encoding efflux RND transporter permease subunit: MSRGDRAAGEAGTAPGEAPEGGGPATETWSDRLVAFLVRWRKPILVLAAALTVAGGWYTRQLYGDLRSSVEELLPESAPSVVAARTLGPKLHTVTHLSIVFEGKDGDALERLADDVVARLRQLPKGMVDSVEYRTDAQSEFMHRFGPLYLHLDDLREIQRRIDARVAWEKQKANPLMDLLGENDPGPAPPLDFSDIEKKYEGATGLLSSFRNGYYQTPDGRILVILVRPPELMGGYEANKKLVKAVKETVASMQPARYDPSVKVGYDGEVESLLEEQDALVADLASSTAVVVVFVLGALWLFYRRWRAIYAICAALLVGCSLTFGAAWFLVGHLNANTAFLGSIVLGNGINVSIILVARYLEERRLGVPILPSLQVAWRGTLAATFVASFGAGLAYLSLSVTSFRGFSQFGLIGGVGMALCWVTAYLLIPPLVATIDGRHPDELPRQAPGYVGLFASTLVQRHGKAIRWGTVLLLVAAAGGILSYRGDLIEYDLSKLRAAKSARSGSMFWGRKVDQVFKAYLTPIVVRAETPEELERVVSTIEQSRKALGAGDPIREIRTLQNVIPEHQDEKLPLLDKLRRSLSDQRLSKLPPDQRKLALELRPRPDLHPVTVAELPSSISVPLTERDGTAGRVALVFPRVVGTLGPKQLSEITGLVRGSIERSGVRAQAVGESLLFNDIAGAIWSDGPRATFAALALVCLLATLVFGRLRPSLWTVGSLLVGVAWLLGAAAAARVRLNFLNFVVLPITFGIGIDYAVNIVQRWQLEGEGSMCRTVRETGGAVALCSATTIIGYASLLVADNRALRGFGLLASLGEVACLTAALLVLPAWIERGDRCRTE; encoded by the coding sequence GTGAGCCGAGGCGATCGGGCCGCCGGCGAGGCGGGCACCGCCCCGGGGGAGGCCCCGGAGGGCGGGGGGCCGGCGACGGAGACCTGGAGCGATCGCCTGGTCGCCTTCCTGGTCCGCTGGCGCAAGCCGATCCTGGTCCTCGCGGCCGCGCTCACGGTCGCGGGCGGCTGGTACACCCGCCAGCTCTACGGCGACCTGCGCTCGAGCGTGGAGGAGCTCCTCCCGGAGAGCGCGCCGTCCGTGGTGGCCGCGCGCACGCTCGGGCCCAAGCTCCACACGGTGACGCACCTCTCGATCGTCTTCGAGGGGAAGGACGGCGACGCCCTCGAGCGGCTCGCCGACGACGTGGTGGCGAGGCTGCGGCAGCTGCCGAAGGGCATGGTGGACTCGGTCGAGTACCGGACCGACGCCCAGTCGGAGTTCATGCACCGGTTCGGCCCGCTCTACCTGCACCTCGACGACCTGCGGGAGATCCAGCGGCGCATCGACGCCCGGGTGGCCTGGGAGAAGCAGAAGGCCAACCCGCTCATGGACCTGCTCGGGGAGAACGACCCGGGCCCGGCCCCGCCGCTCGACTTCTCCGACATCGAGAAGAAGTACGAGGGGGCCACCGGCCTGCTCTCGAGCTTCCGCAACGGCTACTACCAGACGCCGGACGGCCGGATCCTCGTGATCCTGGTCCGCCCCCCCGAGCTCATGGGCGGCTACGAGGCCAACAAGAAGCTCGTGAAGGCCGTCAAGGAGACGGTCGCGTCGATGCAGCCGGCCCGGTACGACCCGAGCGTCAAGGTCGGCTACGACGGCGAGGTCGAGTCGCTGCTCGAGGAGCAGGACGCGCTCGTCGCCGACCTCGCCTCCTCCACCGCGGTGGTCGTCGTCTTCGTGCTCGGGGCGCTCTGGCTCTTCTACCGGCGCTGGCGCGCCATCTACGCCATCTGCGCCGCGCTGCTCGTGGGCTGCTCGCTCACCTTCGGGGCCGCCTGGTTCCTGGTCGGCCACCTCAACGCCAACACCGCCTTCCTCGGCTCCATCGTCCTCGGCAACGGGATCAACGTCTCGATCATCCTGGTGGCGCGCTACCTGGAGGAGCGGCGGCTCGGGGTGCCCATCCTCCCGTCGCTCCAGGTCGCCTGGCGCGGCACGCTCGCCGCCACCTTCGTGGCCTCCTTCGGCGCCGGGCTCGCCTACCTCTCGCTCTCGGTCACGAGCTTCCGCGGCTTCAGCCAGTTCGGGCTCATCGGCGGCGTGGGCATGGCGCTCTGCTGGGTGACCGCCTACCTCCTCATCCCGCCGCTCGTCGCCACCATCGACGGCCGCCACCCGGACGAGCTGCCGCGGCAGGCGCCCGGGTACGTGGGCCTCTTCGCCTCCACGCTGGTGCAGCGGCACGGCAAGGCGATCCGCTGGGGCACGGTGCTCCTGCTGGTCGCGGCGGCGGGCGGGATCCTCTCCTACCGCGGCGACCTCATCGAGTACGACCTCTCCAAGCTGCGGGCCGCCAAGAGCGCCCGGAGCGGCTCCATGTTCTGGGGCCGCAAGGTGGACCAGGTCTTCAAGGCCTACCTCACGCCCATCGTGGTGCGGGCGGAGACGCCCGAGGAGCTCGAGCGGGTGGTCTCCACCATCGAGCAGAGCCGCAAGGCGCTCGGCGCCGGCGACCCCATCCGCGAGATCCGGACGCTGCAGAACGTCATCCCGGAGCACCAGGACGAGAAGCTGCCGCTGCTCGACAAGCTGCGCCGCTCGCTCAGCGACCAGCGGCTCTCGAAGCTCCCGCCCGACCAGCGCAAGCTGGCGCTCGAGCTGCGCCCCCGCCCCGACCTCCACCCGGTGACGGTCGCCGAGCTCCCCTCCTCCATCTCCGTCCCGCTCACCGAGCGCGACGGGACGGCCGGCCGCGTGGCGCTGGTGTTCCCGCGCGTGGTGGGCACGCTCGGGCCGAAGCAGCTCTCGGAGATCACCGGCCTCGTGCGCGGCTCGATCGAGCGCTCCGGGGTGCGGGCCCAGGCGGTGGGCGAGTCCCTGCTCTTCAACGACATCGCCGGCGCCATCTGGAGCGACGGGCCGCGCGCCACCTTCGCCGCGCTCGCCCTGGTCTGCCTGCTCGCGACGCTGGTCTTCGGCCGGCTCCGCCCGAGCCTCTGGACCGTCGGGAGCCTGCTCGTGGGCGTGGCCTGGCTCCTCGGCGCGGCCGCGGCGGCCCGGGTCCGGCTCAACTTCCTCAACTTCGTGGTGCTGCCGATCACCTTCGGCATCGGCATCGACTACGCGGTGAACATCGTCCAGCGCTGGCAGCTCGAGGGCGAGGGCTCGATGTGCCGCACCGTGCGCGAGACCGGGGGCGCGGTGGCGCTCTGCTCGGCCACCACCATCATCGGGTACGCCTCGCTGCTCGTGGCCGACAACCGCGCCCTGCGCGGGTTCGGGCTCCTCGCCTCGCTCGGCGAGGTGGCCTGCCTCACCGCCGCCCTCCTCGTCCTCCCCGCCTGGATCGAGCGCGGCGATCGATGTAGGACGGAGTAG